Proteins from one Desulfonema limicola genomic window:
- a CDS encoding DUF3795 domain-containing protein, whose protein sequence is MDYRQMTAPCGLDCFNCPMYLANDDEKLRKLISEKNNIPYELAVCKGCRNENGTIGFLNMTEPCNVFKCIEKKSIDLCSDCLDFPCDYLHPYADKASAVPHNTKVFNLCLIKKMGLETWAEEKARSVKDVYFKGKFCL, encoded by the coding sequence ATGGATTACAGACAAATGACAGCACCATGCGGGCTGGATTGTTTTAATTGTCCCATGTATCTGGCAAATGATGATGAAAAGCTTAGAAAATTAATATCTGAAAAAAATAATATTCCCTATGAGCTTGCTGTCTGCAAAGGGTGCAGAAATGAAAACGGTACTATTGGTTTTTTAAATATGACAGAACCCTGTAATGTTTTTAAATGTATTGAAAAAAAGAGCATTGATTTATGCTCTGACTGTTTGGATTTTCCATGCGATTATCTGCATCCCTACGCAGACAAGGCTTCTGCTGTTCCGCATAATACAAAGGTTTTTAATCTGTGCCTGATAAAAAAAATGGGGCTTGAAACATGGGCAGAGGAAAAAGCAAGAAGTGTGAAAGATGTTTATTTTAAAGGAAAGTTTTGTTTGTAA
- a CDS encoding Eco57I restriction-modification methylase domain-containing protein, translating into MSIFQKSVIKNYLAGVDKDQAEKAFQIFQKNYSPEKIEIIKKLKEEEYQDGFLRDIFVDVLGYTLKPDDNFNLVREFKNQSDAKKADGAVLKDDKAKAVIELKSTKTKDLKMITEQAFNYKNNQPECKYVITSNFQKLHFYIDYANEYEEFDLFRLNREDFDRMFLILFRDSILHDIPEKLKKESISHEENVSKKLYADYSVFRKKLFENLTKNNPDVDKLTLFGKAQKLIDRFLFILFAEDKGLLPPNSINRIIDRFFTLKREDAYKPLYEIYKQYFGYMNIGRKGKRIIDDIPAYNGGLFYPDELLYDLKIDDDVLINDLQKLSAYDFDTEVDVNILGHIFEHSLSEIEETTAKIKGIDVDKAKSRRKKDGIFYTPQYITQYIVDNTIGRLCQEKRRELEIEEIEVDESFYTKKGNLSKKGSVLYQKIEDYKNWLLSLKILDPACGSGAFLNQALSFLIQEHHFIIDIQTELNKGQIEIFNIENAVLENNLYGVDINEESVEITKLSLWLRTAHRERKLSNLNSNIRCGNSLIDDPEIAGDKAFKWEKEFPEIMENGGFDVVIGNPPYVAISEYSQPVHTYFASKYKLIHTGYNDIMYYFLYKGINLLKKNGIFGVITSNYFIGNNYAKKLRNFLSQHINLIINFGENYIFQDANVHTAILLAERKPKTKNVYFEAYNSNNPVNKIAICTKEYIHSSIYREKLKDNWIIADGSKFELIEKLSNTNIFLGKISEIAKGSESGSNDIFTVDKEIINKNRIEKDVLKKCVKNSDIMAYHISFKNKYLIYADNNFSRELYPNAYKYLEMNKEVLLKRRGPRTGEYEWWRLHRPSVKEIFESDEKIIVPYRANKNRFGYDNKQYFNNGGDIRSIKIITDEYDTKYITALLNSALINWYYGFIGKPKGKTREYFNKPLSLIPIKKISIDEQQPFIEKADIMLAKNKELHEVKADFFNFFKSELTPQKTSKKLENWNELDWEQFKKEMEKCKVKELSLKDRKEWQDYFIEHKQKADKIKSVIDTTDREIDQMVYKLYELTPEEIEIVEKTGGA; encoded by the coding sequence ATGTCAATTTTTCAAAAATCAGTGATTAAAAATTATCTTGCAGGCGTTGATAAAGATCAGGCTGAAAAAGCTTTTCAGATATTTCAGAAAAATTATTCCCCTGAAAAAATAGAGATAATCAAGAAGCTGAAAGAAGAGGAATATCAGGACGGTTTTTTAAGGGATATTTTTGTTGATGTTTTAGGATATACCCTTAAACCAGATGATAATTTTAATCTGGTGCGGGAATTTAAGAACCAGTCTGATGCTAAAAAAGCTGACGGCGCTGTTTTGAAAGATGATAAAGCAAAGGCTGTAATTGAGCTTAAATCTACTAAAACAAAAGATTTGAAGATGATTACAGAGCAGGCTTTTAATTACAAAAATAATCAGCCTGAGTGTAAATATGTTATTACCTCGAATTTTCAAAAACTCCATTTTTATATTGATTATGCAAATGAATATGAAGAATTTGATTTGTTTCGTTTGAACAGAGAAGATTTTGACCGGATGTTTTTGATTTTATTCAGAGACAGTATTTTACATGATATACCTGAAAAACTGAAAAAAGAGTCCATATCCCATGAAGAAAATGTGTCTAAAAAGCTTTATGCTGATTATTCTGTTTTCAGGAAAAAACTCTTTGAGAATCTGACAAAAAACAACCCGGATGTTGACAAGCTTACTTTGTTTGGCAAGGCTCAGAAATTAATTGACAGGTTTTTGTTTATTCTTTTTGCAGAAGACAAGGGGCTGCTGCCGCCTAATTCTATTAACCGCATTATTGACAGGTTTTTTACTCTAAAAAGAGAAGATGCCTATAAACCCCTGTATGAGATTTATAAGCAGTATTTTGGTTATATGAATATTGGGCGAAAAGGTAAAAGAATTATAGATGATATTCCTGCATATAACGGCGGTTTGTTTTATCCTGATGAGCTTTTGTATGATCTGAAAATTGATGACGATGTTTTGATTAATGATCTGCAAAAGCTTTCCGCATATGATTTTGATACCGAGGTTGATGTTAATATTCTTGGTCATATTTTTGAACATTCCCTGTCGGAAATTGAGGAGACAACAGCAAAGATAAAAGGGATTGATGTTGACAAGGCTAAAAGCAGGCGTAAAAAAGACGGTATTTTTTACACTCCCCAGTATATTACCCAGTATATTGTTGATAATACTATTGGAAGGCTCTGCCAGGAGAAACGCAGGGAACTGGAGATTGAGGAGATTGAAGTTGATGAGAGTTTTTATACGAAAAAAGGGAATTTGTCTAAAAAAGGCAGTGTGCTTTATCAAAAGATTGAAGATTATAAAAACTGGCTTTTGTCTTTAAAGATTCTTGATCCTGCCTGCGGCAGCGGCGCTTTTTTAAACCAGGCTTTAAGTTTTCTTATTCAGGAGCATCATTTTATTATTGATATTCAGACAGAGTTGAACAAAGGGCAGATAGAAATTTTTAATATTGAAAACGCTGTTTTGGAAAATAATCTTTACGGGGTTGATATTAATGAAGAAAGTGTTGAAATTACAAAGCTTTCTCTTTGGCTGCGCACAGCGCACAGAGAGCGGAAACTTTCAAATTTAAACAGTAATATCAGGTGCGGAAATTCTTTGATTGATGATCCTGAAATTGCCGGGGATAAGGCGTTTAAGTGGGAAAAGGAGTTTCCTGAGATTATGGAAAACGGGGGGTTTGATGTGGTGATTGGGAATCCGCCGTATGTCGCCATTAGTGAATATTCCCAACCTGTTCATACATATTTTGCATCGAAATATAAATTAATTCATACAGGTTATAATGATATTATGTATTATTTTCTGTATAAGGGAATTAATCTGTTGAAAAAGAATGGAATATTTGGAGTAATCACTTCAAATTATTTTATTGGCAATAATTATGCAAAGAAACTAAGAAATTTTTTATCACAACACATTAATTTAATTATAAATTTTGGAGAAAATTATATTTTTCAAGATGCTAATGTACATACAGCTATTTTATTGGCAGAACGAAAACCTAAAACAAAAAATGTATATTTTGAAGCATATAATTCAAATAATCCTGTTAATAAAATTGCTATATGCACAAAGGAATACATACATTCTTCTATTTATAGAGAGAAATTAAAAGATAATTGGATTATTGCAGACGGTTCTAAATTTGAGTTAATTGAAAAATTATCAAATACCAATATTTTTCTTGGAAAAATATCAGAAATAGCCAAAGGTTCCGAATCCGGTAGTAATGATATATTTACAGTTGATAAAGAAATCATAAATAAAAATAGAATAGAAAAAGATGTATTAAAGAAATGTGTTAAAAATAGTGATATTATGGCATATCATATATCTTTTAAAAACAAATATTTAATTTATGCAGATAATAATTTTTCAAGAGAACTTTATCCAAACGCTTACAAATATTTGGAAATGAACAAAGAAGTTCTCTTAAAAAGGAGAGGACCAAGAACTGGTGAATATGAATGGTGGAGATTGCACAGACCTTCTGTTAAAGAAATTTTTGAATCAGATGAAAAAATTATAGTTCCATATCGGGCAAATAAAAACAGATTCGGGTATGATAATAAGCAGTATTTTAATAATGGAGGAGATATCCGATCAATAAAAATCATTACAGATGAGTATGACACCAAATACATTACAGCTCTTTTAAACTCTGCTTTAATTAACTGGTATTACGGTTTTATTGGTAAACCGAAAGGAAAAACAAGAGAATATTTTAATAAACCCCTTTCTTTAATACCCATAAAAAAAATTTCAATTGACGAACAACAGCCCTTCATAGAAAAAGCCGACATAATGCTCGCCAAAAACAAAGAACTCCATGAAGTGAAAGCGGATTTCTTTAATTTTTTTAAAAGCGAACTAACGCCTCAGAAAACCAGCAAAAAACTTGAAAACTGGAATGAACTTGACTGGGAGCAGTTTAAAAAAGAAATGGAAAAATGCAAAGTCAAGGAATTAAGCCTGAAAGACCGCAAAGAATGGCAGGATTATTTTATTGAACACAAGCAGAAAGCTGATAAAATTAAATCAGTCATTGACACCACAGACAGGGAAATTGACCAGATGGTCTATAAACTTTACGAACTCACACCGGAAGAAATTGAAATTGTGGAAAAGACCGGGGGAGCTTAA
- a CDS encoding putative toxin-antitoxin system toxin component, PIN family: MFIYATTLIMIITADTNVIFSALYSIKGASHYILRLILEEKIKLAISPQVYFEYYDVLTRKENLEKLGMSACEIEDILDLLALLAQKHSIYFLLRPNLTDENDNMICECAFASSSKYLITSNIRDFKGGELKGFGFRLITPRDFCIMWRAENE; this comes from the coding sequence ATGTTCATATATGCTACCACTCTGATTATGATAATAACAGCAGATACCAATGTGATCTTCTCGGCACTTTACAGCATAAAAGGAGCTTCACATTATATTTTAAGACTAATACTGGAAGAAAAGATTAAGCTGGCTATTTCTCCGCAGGTTTACTTTGAATATTACGATGTTCTCACGCGAAAGGAAAATCTTGAAAAACTGGGAATGTCAGCCTGTGAAATAGAGGACATTCTTGATCTGCTTGCTTTGCTGGCACAGAAACATTCAATATATTTCCTGCTGAGACCGAATCTGACAGATGAGAACGACAATATGATCTGTGAATGCGCTTTTGCCAGCAGCAGCAAATACCTTATTACTTCAAATATAAGAGATTTCAAGGGCGGGGAACTGAAAGGCTTTGGCTTCCGACTTATTACGCCCAGGGATTTCTGCATTATGTGGAGGGCTGAAAATGAATAA
- a CDS encoding toxin-antitoxin system HicB family antitoxin: protein MNKSLTLTLRMPVDLKKRLEREAKYQGVSLNQLTNYMITVQLTQLETVSALEKKLTGKSVPSLKKKVMSILDKIPERNVPVWDSLE, encoded by the coding sequence ATGAATAAAAGTCTGACTCTTACACTCAGAATGCCTGTTGATCTCAAGAAACGCCTTGAAAGAGAGGCAAAATATCAGGGAGTATCACTGAACCAATTAACAAATTATATGATTACTGTCCAGCTTACACAGTTAGAAACCGTATCAGCGCTTGAAAAAAAACTGACAGGAAAATCCGTTCCCAGCCTGAAAAAGAAAGTAATGTCTATTCTGGATAAAATACCTGAAAGAAATGTTCCTGTATGGGACTCACTTGAATAA
- a CDS encoding AAA family ATPase, with translation MKFNFEKLGYIDKGSLELGDLTLICGPNNVGKTYVSYCIYGFIRHFKRLVDLSISNEQIEILKNEGSLQIDLNQYRKNLPEYLKNALKKFSQTLTDYFSAPDEYFTKTKVNFSYDKFPVDLTQEFKRKINFGQGETLLFDKAPGETMLTAAMQVTEKSRLPSRILEDVVGEVIADCLFSGTLPKPFAITSERTGIALFYKELDLTKNAILEHLTKSDKPNPIELLNSMRARYARPIQDNIDAVRDYDILSKRKSFIREHRQKYKPILDLLHDILGGTFKTVDKQVLYYPKKERNRDQAVIPVYLASSSVKSLFLIDLYINCLAQKHDLLVIDEPELNLHPDNQRKMAGLLTRLVNAGLKIMVTTHSDYIIKEFNNRIMLNNEIDNKQELMKSHNMVQEDILSPGKVKAFILKNDHSIKDVKVDRYGILYG, from the coding sequence ATGAAATTTAATTTTGAAAAATTAGGATATATTGACAAAGGCTCATTAGAACTTGGTGATTTAACGCTTATCTGCGGCCCAAATAATGTTGGGAAAACCTATGTCAGCTATTGCATTTACGGATTTATTCGACATTTTAAAAGACTTGTTGATCTGTCAATTTCTAATGAGCAAATCGAAATCTTAAAAAATGAAGGTTCCCTGCAAATTGATTTGAATCAATATAGAAAAAATCTGCCTGAGTATCTTAAAAATGCTTTAAAAAAATTCAGTCAGACACTTACTGATTATTTCAGCGCTCCTGATGAATACTTTACTAAAACAAAAGTAAATTTCTCATATGATAAATTTCCCGTTGATTTAACGCAGGAATTTAAAAGAAAGATTAATTTTGGACAGGGTGAAACACTGCTTTTTGACAAAGCCCCTGGTGAAACTATGCTTACGGCTGCAATGCAGGTTACAGAAAAAAGCAGACTTCCAAGCCGAATACTGGAAGATGTGGTTGGAGAAGTGATTGCCGATTGTCTGTTTTCAGGGACATTGCCAAAACCTTTTGCAATAACGTCCGAGCGTACAGGAATTGCATTGTTTTACAAAGAACTGGATTTAACCAAAAACGCAATACTTGAGCATTTAACAAAAAGCGATAAACCAAATCCTATTGAACTTTTAAACAGTATGCGCGCGCGTTATGCCAGACCTATACAAGATAACATTGATGCTGTGCGTGATTATGATATTTTAAGTAAGCGTAAAAGTTTTATTCGTGAACACAGGCAAAAATATAAGCCGATTTTAGATCTCCTGCATGATATTTTAGGCGGTACCTTTAAAACTGTTGATAAACAGGTACTCTATTACCCTAAAAAAGAACGTAATCGGGATCAGGCTGTCATACCGGTTTATCTTGCATCATCTTCTGTAAAATCACTGTTTTTAATTGATCTTTATATCAACTGCCTGGCTCAAAAGCATGATCTGCTTGTCATTGATGAACCTGAACTGAATTTACATCCTGATAATCAGCGCAAAATGGCGGGACTTCTGACCCGGTTAGTTAATGCTGGGTTAAAAATAATGGTTACTACGCATAGTGATTATATTATTAAGGAATTTAATAATCGTATTATGCTGAATAATGAAATTGACAATAAACAGGAGTTAATGAAAAGCCATAACATGGTTCAGGAAGATATTCTCAGCCCTGGAAAAGTAAAAGCTTTTATTTTAAAAAACGATCACTCCATAAAAGATGTTAAAGTTGATCGCTATGGTATCCTCTATGGTTGA